From a single Ciconia boyciana chromosome 4, ASM3463844v1, whole genome shotgun sequence genomic region:
- the LOC140650519 gene encoding transient receptor potential cation channel subfamily M member 6-like, whose translation MSPTDAFGTINFQDGDHTYHAKYIRLSYDSNLDQLLHLMVKEWQMELPKLVISVHGGIQNFKLPSKVKQVFSKGLVKAAETTGAWIITEGINSGVSRHVGDALKGRASPHLRKICAVGIPPWGIIENQRDLIGKDVVCLYQTLGNPLSKLSTLNSMHSHFLMADDGTVGKYGNEMMLRRNLEKYISLQKIHTRMGQGVPVVGLVVEGGPNVILMVWEYVRASPAVPVVVYEGTGRAADILAFTHKHMGDTG comes from the exons ATGAGTCCAACGGATGCATTTGGTACAATCAATTTTCAAGATGGAGATCACACCTACCATGCCAAG tATATTAGACTCTCTTATGATAGCAATTTGGATCAGCTGTTGCACCTAATGGTTAAAGAATGGCAGATGGAGTTGCCAAAGCTAGTGATCTCTGTTCATGGAGGCATTCAAAATTTCAAGCTTCCCTCAAAGGTCAAGCAGGTTTTCAGCAAAGGATTGGTGAAGGCTGCGGAGACTACAGGAGCATGGATAATTACAGAAGGCATCAACAGCG GAGTGTCCAGGCATGTGGGGGATGCACTGAAAGGTCGTGCCTCACCACACCTGAGAAAGATCTGTGCTGTTGGGATTCCGCCATGGGGCATCATTGAGAACCAGAGAGATCTCATTGGAAAAGAT gtAGTTTGCCTGTACCAGACTCTTGGTAATCCACTCAGCAAGCTAAGTACCCTCAACAGCATGCATTCTCATTTTCTAATGGCAGATGATGGGACAGTAGGCAAGTATGGGAATGAAATGATGCTAAGGAGGAATTTGGAGAAGTACATATCACTTCAAAAAATACACACAA GAATGGGCCAAGGTGTACCCGTAGTTGGGTTGGTGGTGGAAGGAGGCCCCAATGTGATCCTAATGGTGTGGGAGTACGTGAGGGCCAGCCCAGCTGTCCCTGTGGTGGTCTATGAGggcactggcagagctgcagataTCCTGGCTTTTACCCACAAACACATGGGTGATACGGGGTGA